The region ACACAGAGCGATATTGCTAAAATGCTCGGCATAACTCTGAGGACCGTGCAGAACAGGATGAAGGCATTAGAGGATGAGGGTTATCTGATCAAGCTTAAAGAGGGATACTGGATTGCGGATTACCAGAAACTCGGGCTGAGTTTGCTGGATGTAACCTTTCTGGATCTGGCCATGGACTCCAAGGATAAAATTGACGTGCTGATCGAGCATTTAAAGAAGCTCGATTTTGTGGAGAATGTGTTTGAGATCATGGGATCTGCATACGATCTGGGCTTTATCGTCAGATACAAGGATATTGAGGAATACAGAGAGCAGAAAAGGATTTTCCTGAAATGGCTCCGGAAAAACGGAATCAACATAAATCACATTCAGACGTTCATAGCATCCAAAACTCACAAGGATCACAGAAGGACAATCATCGTCTGATTTATATTTTTCTGCAAATAATTTATTCTGCAGATTGTACATGCGCCTGTTTTTTTACAGCACATCCACTCATTTTTCCGTTTCTCCCAGATGGTGTCATTATGTTCATATAATACACCAATAATTAAATTTAATTTCGTAAAATGAGTAATAAAATCCGAAATGTTTAAGTATGATCAACCATCTGACAATCTGTTATGAAAGAAAATGAATATTTCGAATTGCTGAGGGAAAAATGGAGCAAAATCTGGCCACACCCGTCGCTGCCTGAGGAGCCAGTATACCCGCTTGGAAAAGTACCCATACACGAATATCTGGAGATATATGCTGAGAAGGTGCCGTCAAAAGACTATCTGATTTACTACGGCCGGAGAATATCGTATGGGGAGATGGATGATCTGAGCAGCAGATTTGCCAGTTACCTCGTTGAAAACGGTTTTGAGAAGGGAGACAGAGTGGCTCTCATCCTTCCCAACATGCCGCAGTTTTACATCGGGTATTTTGGCACACTTAAGGCCGGCGGAATCTGTGTCCTCCTGAACCCGATGCTCAGGGAAATAGAGCTGGAGTACTTTTTCCAGGAGTCCGGACCGAAATTTATACTGACTCTCGATGTGATTTATCCGGTGGTTGAGAGTGCAGCCAGAAAAGTATCCGGTGATATTGACATTATAGCTGCATCTTTCAGGGAGTTCCTTCCGGAGAATCCCGAAATACCCATCCACCCGTCTATGGAATCACCAGAAAAACTGGAGGGTGTCCTGTACATCTCGGATGTTCTGGAAAACGTAACTGCGAACAGGCCAGGGGTAAAGGTTACACTCGATGATTATGCGACCATGAACTTCACCGGAGGTACAACCGGACTGCCAAAGGGGGTTTACCACAGACACCACAACGTTCTGTACACTGCTGCCAGCATATACACGTATTTCAATGCCCACCTGCTTGTCGAGCAATACGCTAATCAGCAAGTTGATTTTGAAAAATTCGTATCCGATTTATCGAAAACCGAAGTTTCACTGGCTGCAATGCCTGTCTTCTGGATTGCGGGAAACGATATGGGTGTTGTGAGTCCAACCCTCGCCGGTTCCACAGTTGTGCTGCTCACCCGATGGGATGTTGAGGCAGCGCTGGAAGCAATTCAGAAATACGGGGTTACCACAACATTCGCCCCCTTTGATCTCTACTGGGAGATTCTGAGCCATCCGGATGTTGAAAAATACGATCTGACCTCTCTGAGAAACTGCACCGGATCGAGCTTCATCAAAGGGCTGACGAAGGAACTCAGGGAAAAATGGAAGAAGCTGACGGGAGCGATACTGAGGGAGGCTGCTTACGGTCTTACAGAGACGCACACCTTTGACACCGTTACTGCCGGGTTCCATGTAAACGATCTGGACATAGAAAGGGCGGAGAAGTACAGTGGAACCTTCTGCGGCATACCTGTTCCCGGCACACTGATAAAGATCGTTGATGAGCAGGGAAATATCGTTCCTCTGGGCAAGGAGGGTGAACTTGCTATCAAATCTCCCTCCATGGTGGACGGCTATATCGGAAGACCTGAAGAAACTGCGAAGGCGTTCAGGGATGGCTGGCTGTTCACGGGAGATGTGGCGATGTATGATGAGGATGGACTGCTGTATTATCTTTCCCGCAAGAAGTACATGCTTAAAGTTTCCGGAATAAGCGTTTACCCAACCCAGATAGAGTTCATAATGCTCCGCCACCCTGCAATCGAGCTTGTGGGAGTTGTAGGCGTGGATGATGCTGAGAAGGGGCAGGTGCCTGTAGCGTTTGTCAAGCTGAAGAAAGAGTACGCTGGAAAGGTGAGTGAGGAGGACATTCTGAAATGGTGCAGGGATAACATGGCGCCGTACAATGTTCCAAAGACAGTAATTATCCGTGAAGAGCTTCCTCTCACGGCAACGGGCAAGGTAATCAGGGAAGAGCTGATTAAGGAGTCTGAACGGCTCAATCTGAACTGATCCGATGGGGTTGTGAAAATGGAATGCGTTAGGGTTGAAACTCTTGATAGCGGGATAGCGAAAGTTTACCTCAACAGGCCCCAGGTAATGAACGCGATAAACGCCAGCCTGAGGCACGAGCTTGAGGAGGTGCTGAAGGAACTTGCAGAGGATGATGGCATCAGGGTGGTCATAATAACCGGTGCGGAAGCCCAGGGGAAAAGAAAGGCTTTCTCGTCAGGCGATGATTTGAGGGAGCTGGAGTTTGACATCAATAGCCCAGATGTCCTGTCAGAGTATTACAAAAGCGTGGATAACGTCATGAGGCTGTTCAATTTCATTGATGACTATCCCAAGCCCGTAATAGCCATGGTCAATGGAATATGCATGGGAGGAGGACTGGAGCTGGCGCTGTGCTGTGATTTTATATTTGCATCCGAGAGTGCGGTATTCGCATTCCCTGAGGCAGGCATAGGGTTCATACCTGGATGGGGAGGCACTCAGAGGCTTTCAAAGCGGATAGGCGAATCAAAAGCGAAGATGCTGATCTACACTAGCGATATCTTGGACGGAAAGAGGGCAGCAGAGCTTGGTCTGGTTGATTTCCTGACCACTGATAGCGAACTGGAGCAAAAGACCGTCGAATTTGCCATGAAGATTGCGGAAAAAAGCCCGCTGGTAATAAAAATGGCGAAAATTGCGATAGAGCGGGGGATGGAATCAAGTCTGAGGTCAGGGCTGTATTATGAGGTGCTGTCCCTCATGGTGTCCCTGAAGACTGAGGATCTCAGGGAGGGATTCTCTGCATTTCTTGAGAGGAGAAAGCCTGAGTTCATGGGCAGGTAATGCTTTCCTGAGAAATTGCCCTTTTTAATTTTATTTAGTTTTGCCGCTAAAACCCTGAATCAGAGGTGTCCTGTGCCGGGTTTATTTTTGGTTCGTAGCCTGGTGAATATGTTGGTAAGTTATTTCATATTTGACGATTTAATAACCTGATTTTTTTGATAGAATACGAAAAAATTAAATAAAATGATTAGTCAGTTTAGATTATGAGGACAGTCGAGGAATACCGGAATGACCTGTACAGCATGAAGCCCAACGTGTATATTGCGGGAAAAAAGGTGAAAAGAGATGACCCCAGGCTTCGAGGCGGGTTATATGTCATGTCGAAAACATTCGAACTTGCAAACCATCCGGATTATAGGGATCTCCTGACAACACGATCACATCTGACCGGGAAGAAGATTAACAGGTTCACACATGTCAATCAATCTGCTGAAGATCTGCTTGCAAAGCAGGAGATGACGAGAAAGCTCTGCCATCTTGTGGGGGGATGCATTCAGCGCTGTATGGGCTGCGATGCGATAAATGCTCTGTCAATCGCAACCCATGCTGCGGACATGGAGCACGGTACTGATTACAGCCAGAGATTTGCTGACTATCTGAAGGAATTTCAGAGCAGGGACCTGACAGCTGCCTGCGCCCAGACTGATGTAAAGGGTGACAGAAGCAAAAGACCTCACGAGCAGGAAGACCCTGACATGTATCTCAGGGTTGTAGAGCAGAGAAGCGATGGTATTGTTGTCAGAGGAGCGAAAAACTGCATCACGATGTCTGCAGTTGCTGATGAGATAATTGTTGTGCCTACGAGAGCCATGACTCCTGCCGACAAGGATTACAGCGTTGCGTTTGCCGTTCCCGCAGATGCAGAGGGTGTGAAAATAATCTCAAGAACGTCCTCTCTGAGGGCTCCGGAAGAGATGGACATGCCTCAGGCAAACGTCGGGGATGATGAGGGTTTTGTAATCTTTGACGACGTCTTCGTCCCGTGGGACAGGGTTTTTCTGTGCGGTGAGAATAAATACGCTACACTCTCAGCACACCTTTTCGCATTGTTCCACCGACACAGCTACACGGGCTGCAAGCCGGCCACCACGGACATCGTGATGGGCTTTGGGGCTT is a window of Geoglobus acetivorans DNA encoding:
- a CDS encoding winged helix-turn-helix transcriptional regulator; translation: MRKNGLDEIDKKIVEYILKGKTQSDIAKMLGITLRTVQNRMKALEDEGYLIKLKEGYWIADYQKLGLSLLDVTFLDLAMDSKDKIDVLIEHLKKLDFVENVFEIMGSAYDLGFIVRYKDIEEYREQKRIFLKWLRKNGININHIQTFIASKTHKDHRRTIIV
- a CDS encoding AMP-binding protein is translated as MKENEYFELLREKWSKIWPHPSLPEEPVYPLGKVPIHEYLEIYAEKVPSKDYLIYYGRRISYGEMDDLSSRFASYLVENGFEKGDRVALILPNMPQFYIGYFGTLKAGGICVLLNPMLREIELEYFFQESGPKFILTLDVIYPVVESAARKVSGDIDIIAASFREFLPENPEIPIHPSMESPEKLEGVLYISDVLENVTANRPGVKVTLDDYATMNFTGGTTGLPKGVYHRHHNVLYTAASIYTYFNAHLLVEQYANQQVDFEKFVSDLSKTEVSLAAMPVFWIAGNDMGVVSPTLAGSTVVLLTRWDVEAALEAIQKYGVTTTFAPFDLYWEILSHPDVEKYDLTSLRNCTGSSFIKGLTKELREKWKKLTGAILREAAYGLTETHTFDTVTAGFHVNDLDIERAEKYSGTFCGIPVPGTLIKIVDEQGNIVPLGKEGELAIKSPSMVDGYIGRPEETAKAFRDGWLFTGDVAMYDEDGLLYYLSRKKYMLKVSGISVYPTQIEFIMLRHPAIELVGVVGVDDAEKGQVPVAFVKLKKEYAGKVSEEDILKWCRDNMAPYNVPKTVIIREELPLTATGKVIREELIKESERLNLN
- a CDS encoding enoyl-CoA hydratase-related protein → MECVRVETLDSGIAKVYLNRPQVMNAINASLRHELEEVLKELAEDDGIRVVIITGAEAQGKRKAFSSGDDLRELEFDINSPDVLSEYYKSVDNVMRLFNFIDDYPKPVIAMVNGICMGGGLELALCCDFIFASESAVFAFPEAGIGFIPGWGGTQRLSKRIGESKAKMLIYTSDILDGKRAAELGLVDFLTTDSELEQKTVEFAMKIAEKSPLVIKMAKIAIERGMESSLRSGLYYEVLSLMVSLKTEDLREGFSAFLERRKPEFMGR
- a CDS encoding 4-hydroxyphenylacetate 3-hydroxylase N-terminal domain-containing protein translates to MRTVEEYRNDLYSMKPNVYIAGKKVKRDDPRLRGGLYVMSKTFELANHPDYRDLLTTRSHLTGKKINRFTHVNQSAEDLLAKQEMTRKLCHLVGGCIQRCMGCDAINALSIATHAADMEHGTDYSQRFADYLKEFQSRDLTAACAQTDVKGDRSKRPHEQEDPDMYLRVVEQRSDGIVVRGAKNCITMSAVADEIIVVPTRAMTPADKDYSVAFAVPADAEGVKIISRTSSLRAPEEMDMPQANVGDDEGFVIFDDVFVPWDRVFLCGENKYATLSAHLFALFHRHSYTGCKPATTDIVMGFGALIAEYSNIYDKHNIREKLVELASVAELVYAAGIASAINGTKTPAGTFLPNEIYANVGRRYAGLNYYHELEILAELSGGLPAALPFAEDFLNPETRPFIEKYIKRRSDVPAENVYRCLFGISNILCSSFGGVQAVAGVHGGGSPVMEDIAIWRSYNFEEKKEIAKYLTGIKE